One region of Neisseria mucosa genomic DNA includes:
- a CDS encoding valine--tRNA ligase: MLDKYNPAEIESKHYQNWETQGYFQPDMDLTKPSFSIQLPPPNVTGTLHMGHAFNQTIMDGLTRYYRMKGCNTAWIPGTDHAGIATQIVVERQLAAQNVSRHDLGREKFLEKVWEWKEVSGGTITQQMRRVGCSADWTREYFTMDDMRAETVTEVFVRLYEQDLIYRGKRLVNWDPVLGTAVSDLEVESVEEQGSMWHIRYPLADNPAEAVIVATTRPETLLGDVAVAVNPEDERYTHLIGKELILPLTGRTIPVIADEYVEKDFGTGCVKITPAHDFNDYEVGKRHDTRLINVFDLEAKVLANAEVFNFKGEAQQGFALPEKYAGLDRFAARKQMVADLQEQGLLVEIKAHTLMTPKGDRTGSVIEPMLTSQWFVAMSATPNGGEPDSEFKGLSLADKAKKAVDSGAVRFIPENWVNTYNQWMNNIQDWCISRQLWWGHQIPAWYDEAGNVYVARNQAEAEKQAGKTGLTRDEDVLDTWFSSALVPFSTLGWPSETDELKAFLPSNVLVTGYEIIFFWVARMIMMTTHFTGKVPFKDVYIHGIVRDYDGKKMAKSEGNVIDPVDLIDGIGLDKLLVKRTTGLRKPETAPKVEEATKKLFPEGIPSMGADALRFTMASYASLGRSVNFDFKRAEGYRNFCNKIWNATNFVLMNTENQDCGYGATATEPRGYSFPDMWIIGRLNQTIEQVTQAYETYRFDLAAETLYSFVWNDYCDWYLELAKVQLQTGCASRQRATRHTLLRVLEAALRLLHPIIPFITEELWQTVAPMCDVKTADSIMLARFPEADREQIVQTTFEQMTVLQDLIGAVRNLRGEMGIQPNVKAPLFVESADDLADYLKYLPMMTRLTEAQQVAALPESEDAPVAVCNGARLMLKVEIDKAAETARLGKEAEKLQKALDKLNAKLSKPGYTEKAPAHLVEKDKADLAELEDKMAKVQNQLAKLKD; this comes from the coding sequence ATGTTAGATAAATACAATCCCGCCGAAATCGAATCCAAACACTATCAAAACTGGGAAACCCAAGGTTATTTCCAGCCCGATATGGATTTGACCAAACCGTCTTTTTCCATCCAACTGCCGCCGCCCAACGTAACCGGTACGCTGCACATGGGCCATGCCTTCAACCAAACCATTATGGACGGTCTGACCCGCTACTACCGCATGAAAGGCTGCAACACCGCCTGGATTCCGGGCACCGACCACGCGGGCATTGCCACGCAAATCGTAGTCGAGCGTCAGCTTGCCGCGCAAAATGTGTCCCGTCATGACTTGGGCCGCGAAAAATTCTTGGAAAAAGTGTGGGAATGGAAAGAAGTGTCCGGCGGCACGATTACGCAGCAGATGCGTCGCGTGGGCTGTTCTGCCGACTGGACGCGCGAGTATTTCACGATGGACGACATGCGTGCCGAAACCGTAACCGAAGTGTTCGTGCGCCTGTATGAGCAAGACTTGATTTACCGCGGCAAACGCTTGGTGAACTGGGACCCTGTATTGGGTACGGCGGTATCGGATTTGGAAGTGGAAAGCGTGGAAGAACAAGGCTCTATGTGGCACATCCGCTATCCGCTGGCGGACAATCCCGCCGAAGCCGTTATCGTAGCGACCACCCGCCCTGAAACGCTGCTGGGCGACGTGGCCGTTGCCGTCAATCCTGAAGACGAACGTTATACCCATTTGATCGGCAAAGAATTGATCCTGCCGCTGACCGGCCGCACCATCCCCGTGATTGCCGACGAATACGTTGAAAAAGACTTTGGCACCGGCTGCGTGAAAATCACGCCTGCGCACGACTTCAACGACTACGAAGTCGGCAAACGCCACGACACACGCCTGATTAACGTGTTCGATTTGGAAGCCAAGGTGCTGGCTAACGCCGAAGTGTTCAACTTCAAAGGCGAAGCGCAACAAGGCTTTGCCCTGCCTGAAAAATACGCAGGCTTGGACCGCTTTGCCGCGCGTAAACAAATGGTTGCCGATTTGCAGGAACAAGGCTTGTTGGTCGAAATCAAAGCACACACGCTGATGACGCCGAAAGGCGACCGCACCGGTTCAGTGATTGAGCCGATGCTGACCAGCCAATGGTTTGTCGCCATGTCCGCCACACCAAACGGCGGCGAGCCTGACAGCGAATTCAAAGGCTTAAGCCTCGCCGACAAAGCCAAAAAAGCCGTCGACAGCGGCGCGGTACGCTTCATCCCCGAAAACTGGGTCAATACCTACAACCAATGGATGAACAACATCCAAGACTGGTGCATCTCACGCCAACTGTGGTGGGGGCATCAGATTCCCGCGTGGTACGACGAAGCAGGCAATGTTTACGTCGCCCGCAATCAGGCGGAAGCCGAAAAACAAGCCGGCAAAACAGGCTTGACCCGCGACGAAGACGTATTGGATACATGGTTCTCCTCCGCGCTCGTGCCGTTCTCCACGCTCGGCTGGCCGTCTGAAACCGACGAACTCAAAGCCTTCCTGCCGTCCAACGTCTTGGTCACCGGCTACGAAATCATCTTCTTCTGGGTGGCGCGCATGATTATGATGACCACCCACTTCACCGGCAAAGTGCCGTTTAAAGACGTGTACATCCACGGCATCGTGCGCGACTATGACGGCAAAAAAATGGCCAAATCCGAAGGCAACGTCATCGACCCCGTCGATTTGATCGACGGTATCGGTTTGGACAAGCTGCTGGTGAAACGTACGACCGGTCTGCGCAAACCCGAAACCGCGCCGAAAGTGGAAGAAGCCACGAAAAAACTCTTCCCAGAAGGCATCCCCAGCATGGGCGCGGACGCATTGCGCTTCACCATGGCGAGTTACGCCAGCTTGGGCCGCAGCGTGAACTTCGACTTCAAACGCGCCGAAGGCTACCGCAACTTCTGCAACAAAATCTGGAACGCCACCAACTTCGTCTTGATGAACACCGAAAACCAAGACTGCGGCTACGGCGCAACCGCCACCGAGCCGCGTGGCTATTCCTTCCCCGATATGTGGATCATAGGTCGTCTGAATCAGACCATCGAACAAGTAACGCAAGCCTACGAAACCTACCGTTTTGATTTGGCGGCGGAAACCCTGTACAGCTTCGTATGGAATGACTATTGCGACTGGTATCTGGAACTTGCCAAAGTACAGCTCCAAACCGGCTGCGCCAGCCGCCAACGTGCCACACGCCATACCTTATTGCGCGTACTCGAGGCCGCCCTGCGCCTGCTGCATCCGATTATCCCGTTCATCACCGAAGAATTGTGGCAAACCGTCGCCCCCATGTGCGACGTCAAAACCGCCGACAGCATCATGCTCGCCCGTTTCCCAGAAGCCGACCGCGAACAAATCGTTCAGACGACCTTCGAGCAAATGACCGTGTTGCAGGATTTGATTGGCGCTGTCCGCAACCTGCGCGGCGAAATGGGCATCCAGCCCAACGTGAAAGCCCCGCTGTTTGTCGAAAGCGCGGACGACCTAGCGGACTACCTCAAATACCTGCCGATGATGACCCGCCTGACCGAAGCACAGCAAGTCGCCGCCCTGCCCGAAAGCGAAGACGCCCCCGTTGCCGTCTGCAACGGCGCGCGCCTGATGCTGAAAGTCGAAATCGACAAAGCCGCTGAAACCGCCCGTTTGGGCAAAGAAGCCGAGAAGCTGCAAAAAGCCTTGGACAAACTCAACGCCAAACTCTCCAAACCCGGCTACACCGAAAAAGCCCCCGCGCATCTGGTGGAAAAAGACAAAGCCGATTTGGCGGAATTGGAAGACAAAATGGCGAAAGTTCAAAATCAGTTGGCGAAGTTGAAAGACTGA
- a CDS encoding transcriptional regulator, which yields MKSFEKIDNIRDIRKKLGLNQMDFWSRIGVTQSGGSRYESGRNMPKPVRELLRLVHIERVDLAKVNRDDLAIASLLKNRDPELYASLKKEAKSDKGK from the coding sequence ATGAAGTCGTTTGAGAAAATTGACAACATCCGCGATATCCGCAAAAAACTCGGTTTGAACCAAATGGACTTTTGGAGCCGTATCGGCGTAACTCAGTCCGGTGGTTCACGTTACGAATCCGGCCGCAATATGCCCAAACCTGTACGCGAGCTGCTGCGCTTGGTACACATCGAACGCGTTGACTTGGCAAAAGTAAACCGCGACGATTTGGCGATTGCCTCCCTGCTGAAAAACCGCGATCCTGAGTTGTACGCTTCCCTGAAGAAAGAAGCCAAATCCGATAAAGGCAAATAA